A segment of the Oxyura jamaicensis isolate SHBP4307 breed ruddy duck chromosome Z unlocalized genomic scaffold, BPBGC_Ojam_1.0 oxyZ_random_OJ71108, whole genome shotgun sequence genome:
ccccctggGGCCCTGGCGCTCGATGTACCGTGGCCAGTGCTACCTGGCAGTGACAGGGGACATGAGACCCCAATTAAGGCTGCATCGATCCCACTCTCATCCCCTCGGcgggctgcaggagctctgtgctggggctgagccgtGTCACACCCGTACAACCCCAGCATCCGCACCCCAGCCCGCTGCCTGTGGGCCGGTGGCCGTGCTGGGATCCGTccccatgggtgctgggggcttGTGCTGAGGATTGCTGTCAGAAGGGGGGTCTGTCACAGCTCGGTGCCCACCGTAGGCACTGCTGGCACCCCCACAGCCACATCCCCTACCTGTGGGGGTCCCCCACTTGTTGGGCCCATCCTGCTCCAGCCCGTGTGGGGGGGTTCCAGCAGGGGGGCACCGATTCAAGCCCCAGGAGCAACACAGCAGCCACCCTGGGGTGTCACGGGCACCCTGCATCCCCGAGCTGTCCCCAGCCCGACCGCAGGCACCCATGGCACCGTGTCACCCTCGTCCCCGGCTCGGTCCAGCAGTTCAGTTCCTTTAATAGTTACACAGAGCCGCGCTGCCGCGGGGTGGGGGCACTGAGCCCCGGACCCCCGCTGAGGTAGAGGCGAGCGTTGCCCCGTGCTCGCCTGCTTTGGCACCCAGGGGTGCGGGCAGGTGGAGGAGgcaaccccccccccgccccgacGAGGTAGTTTGgagcccccccccaccccccatcccACTGCCCCCCACCCTCTAACTCTCTTGGGGTGGTCTTAGTTTGGGGGCACTGCTGGGCCTCCCCACCCTACCCTCCAGCAAAACCCTCCCAGTGCATAATCTATCCCCTACCCCAACagcccaccccacccccccccagtCCCACCAGTTTCCCCAGTATTTGCCCTCCAGTGTGATCCCACACACACTCGAGGGGTGATCCTGAGGTGGCACAGGACAGGGGCGGCGTGGGGGGAGACAAAGAAGGGGTCTGCAGTGACTGCACCGAGTGTGCAGGGGGTGTAGGGTGGGTGTAGGGGGCGCAGAGTGTGATgtacgggggggggggtgcagtGCGGGGGGATGCAGTGCTTGCATTGCCAGCGTGTATAGGGAGCACAGCGTGCAATGAGGTGTGGGGGGGTATGGGGGATGCCACGTGTGCCAATGTGGGGGGGACAGCGTGTGCTTCGAGGTGAGTACAGGGGCTGCAGTGTGTGCATCGGGGGGATGTAGCGAGTGCATCGAGGTGCCCAGAGGGGCCGCAGAGTGCAGGGGTGCCCAGGCCAgcaggagcttttttttttttgggggggggggaggtcaCAGAAGGCATGTTTTGGGGGTGCATGCGGGCAAGGGGCCCCACACCTGGGGGGTGAAGGACAAAAGGGCCCTGTGGGTGCTTGGCTTTGCATGGCCATGGCTCCGCTCGGCACCAAGAGCCACCCTCCATCCCCAGACCCCACTGGGCACATCCCTGCCCCACGGCCGGGAGCGCAGACCCCACGCCCTCTCCAGGGACCCCGTGTGCTTTGGGGAGCATCGCCCCTACGGCGCGGTGCTGGCAGGAGTGTGGCTGTGCgagggggctggtggcagcgggTTCGGGGTGGCTGCGGGGTTCAGCCGGCTCTGGGTGTTCCCTCCAGTGGGTGCCGGTGGGGCTGCGGGCCGGCGGGCAAACAGGACACCTGGGGAGCGAGAGAAAAGGGGTTAGGGACCATCACCCCTGGGGGCTTCAACCCCCATTGCCCTCGGTGTCTCCCCTGGCCCCGTGCTGCCACCTGTCCCCTTGTCACCTTACGCAGCTCCCCAAGGTGGCCTGGGACCCTGTGGCTGGTAGCCTCGTGTGCTGCTGAGCCCTGACCTTTCTGGCTCGTTAAATATTTACGTGCTGGAGGAAAAGCCGCCTGCTTTAACTGGGGGTGTCTCAGCGGGGCAGGCGGGCAGCTGGGGGACACAGGGTGACCTGCTTGGCCAGCAAAGGGGGCTGCATCACGGCGGGGGTCAGGGGTCCCTGTGCCTCATAGTGGGGTACGGGGCAGCTTTGGGATCATCCTCCCTTGGGCACCCACAGCCCCTCCTGGCTCCTCTTGCCGGTCCCTGAGGCAGCCTCTGCTCCACCAAAGTACCCTGACACCGTCCTCTCTGCACCCTGCTGGCGAGGGGGCCCCAAACCCCAAATCCCCGTCTGCTGAGCCCAGGCTCCGTGCGGTGGGGACGACCCCAGGGCTTTTAGCACCTCTCAGCCCAGGTCTGTCCGTCTGCCATCTGCCTGTCCCCCGCTTCGGcccttccctgccagcccctcctGGGGGACAGCTGCCGGCCTCGCCGCCCCCCCTCCTTCGCCTGCCCCCTCTCCCCAGGCCCTGCCACTTCATTACGATGGATTTTATAGTAAAGACATCAGATTGAAGGAAGGACTTGCTGGCCAGGCAGTGGCTATAAGTTATTGGATTTCCCGGCCGCAATTACACGGGGCAAGCGGCCCTTCTATTTACCTGTGTAGACAACTCCATTTATTTCTATTGACATGTTGATACTGCTAATGCCGTTGGTGGACAGGTTCAATGCGGTCTCCTGTCTGTCATCTGGGGGAAGGAAATACCAATATGagcatcaaaagaaacagaagcgACCTGccggagggaggagaggggccCCGTCCTCCCTGGGCAGCCGTGCTCCCCCACAAGGCTGCCAGGGTGGCCGGGCTGGGGGCCGTAGGGCCCTACCTCGGTTGGAGACCTTGATGTTCATGGGGAACTGGGAGGCCACGGCCAGGAGGTtgtgctgcagagcctgctgcatCAGCCGCTGCTGCTCCTCCGCCGTCAGGGCCACCTTCTTCGCCGGGGGCTCCCCCGTCTCCAGCTTCTCccgcagctgctccagcaccgCCGCCTGCGAggccgccgctgctgccgcctgGGCCGCCGCGAGGTGGTGTCCGGCCAGCCCCACCGGGATGGCGATGCGCCCCGGCACCGCCGGCACCGCGCCGTCCTCTGCAACGACAGGGAGAGCTCAGCGAGACCCCAGCCTCGCCGCCCCATCTCATCATCCCCGTGCCTCGGGGCAGGGTGGGCACGGAGAATGGGCTGCCACCTCCACGTCAGGGCTTGGGCCCAGCTCCTGAGCTGTGCCCTCTCACCCCAGAGGGGaccaaatgaacaaaaatcGTTCCTTTTTCCCACCTAAGAAGGAGCATCCCTGGTGGAGATGCCCAAGGCCGTGGTCCTCACCCACCTTTCTTCACGCCGTGCACTTGGCCCATCTGGCCGCAGCTGTGCGTGGAGATGCTGAGGGCCGGCAGGGGCATTTTGGGGGAGCCCAGCAGGGTCGGGGTGCCGGCGGGCGAGTAGTTGAAGAGCGCAGCGCCGAAAGTCTGCCTCCGTCCCTCCCGCCGGTTGCTGTCgatggcggcctgcagctccccgggcGAGCTGAGCGCCCGCTTCTCGCATTCGTAGGGGTACAGGTACTTCATGTATCTGCGTGGGGAAGGGAGCCGGGATCAGAGCCAGCACCAAGCACCTCCCAGCCAGTCCCAAAACGAGCGGGGACCGGGCTGGGGATGGTACCCGGGCACAGGGGGAGCCCTCTGTCCCCACTGGGGACACTCCGGGTGCTCACTGCGTGCGGAGGGTGAAGGCAGCGCTGGTGATGGAGGTAGGTAGGTTGAGGCCCTTGGTGATCTCCCGCCAGATCTTCTTGTTGATGACTTCCACCAGGCCGCCCTTGTCTGTCACCAGCCGGTACAGCGTGTAGAGGTCCAGCACTTGCTTGGCCATGATGGGGATGCGGTTCACGGGTGTCCCTTTGGGCCGAGCGAGTCGGGAGAGAGCAAGGTGAGGGGTGAGCCCACGGGGACCCTCACCCTCTGGGGACATGGCTCCCACATTGTCCCCATGGCCACCGCAGGCACTGGCTGCCCCCAGAAGCTGTCAGGGCTctcagctgggctgtgggggcacagcagctcctccagagcCCCTTACTGATGCCCACAGCCCCTATAACACTTGGAGCTCCCTATAAATCTCTCAGAGCATCCTAGCAGGTGGGGTACGGGCCCTCAACCTCCCCAGCATCGCCCTGTACACCAAGcccctggggcagagggacccaGGGTCCCCACACCCCATAGGGACactcagcagggctctgcaaGCCCTGTGTGGGTCAGCACGGCCCCAGAGCCACCAGGTCTGGCTATAACCCCCTCCCCacttccccagcaccccaaataGCCCCGCGGTGCCTGGGGGGAGTGTTTTGGGCAGGCAGCGCGGCAGCCaccgggggctgcagcagggcagaggagggATGAGCATCCCGTCCCGTCCCCTCCtgtcccatcccaccccataTTTATTCCCTGCCGGGGTGCGGGTGGTATCGGAAAGCCATCCATTTTGCCAGGGGAGGCTGTCACGGCCGCGCTTCGCCCCTCAAACGAAGCCGTCAGTCACCGCCATCCTCCAGCATCCCTAATTTATGGCCCCGATATTGGCTTGGCTTCTTCGCATAAGCCTGAAAAATGAgctctttttattcctttactgagttcatttaacttttttttttttttttttttttttttggggtgtgtgtgtgtgtgtgtctgtgttgtTTGCTAGATCGGAAAGGGGGAGAGGAGTTTTTCCTCCTGGGAATAAAGCAGAGATACCGACTCGGTATCTGCTGGCGGTCCCTCACCAGCCCTGCCCGGTACCGGCCTCATCACCCCAATTCAGGTTCTCCGCATCACCCCCGAAGCTACAAACGAGTTTGTGGGTCCCGGGGCCAGATCGATGCCCTCTGgacttcttctctccccctccctggcCGCAGTGGCTAATGAAAGCAGCTCGCAATTAATCTCAGGGCCGCACGGAGCGGGTGGCCGGTGCCCGTCCCGCTGACAAAGGGACCTGTCTGCGTCCTGCAGAGTGATGGCCCCGGCAGTGGCTGGGGTGCACAGCACAAAAGCCCGGGGAGGTGGCGGGGCCATTGTGCTGCTGCAATTAGCTCCCAGATTGATTAATGATGCCACGTTATCGGCAGGGCCCTTGGCTCggtgtggggatggggagggtgCAAATGCGGGGGGATGCGCAGCGCCTTCCTAGGGCTCGCTGTCCATCCCCCACGCGCTGCCACCCTGGGgatgcagccccctgcccgtgcACCCTTGGGTGCCCCAGAGGCACCCTCACCGGCTCttggcagcacccagctctgcgGGTGCCCCCTTGCCTGTCTCTGGAGCTGGAGCACCCAGCACCATCCGCTGTACCCCCCAGGGTCACCCCGAGATGTCACTCAGCCTGGAGAGGGGACAGGAGCGGGACTGGGGAGCGCCAggctctctccctcctccccgcaCCACCATGCAGCTCGCTTAATTAGCCCCGGCCCCAATGGTGAGGGAGTTAATTAGCTCTGGAGAGAGAGATAATGAAGCCGCCGAGCAGACCATGAATCTTGCGGCCCCGATGGAtgctgaggggggggggacgagggttgggcagtgctggtgctcccccagctccccccaacCTGCCCCACAGCTGGGAGGCACCCACAGCCCACGGGGCAGCACCCAGACCCCATCCACCTCCAGCCACTCTCTGGTGGGAGCCCCACGGCC
Coding sequences within it:
- the LOC118158701 gene encoding AT-rich interactive domain-containing protein 3A-like, which produces MQKRGKGTPVNRIPIMAKQVLDLYTLYRLVTDKGGLVEVINKKIWREITKGLNLPTSITSAAFTLRTQYMKYLYPYECEKRALSSPGELQAAIDSNRREGRRQTFGAALFNYSPAGTPTLLGSPKMPLPALSISTHSCGQMGQVHGVKKEDGAVPAVPGRIAIPVGLAGHHLAAAQAAAAAASQAAVLEQLREKLETGEPPAKKVALTAEEQQRLMQQALQHNLLAVASQFPMNIKVSNRDDRQETALNLSTNGISSINMSIEINGVVYTGVLFARRPAAPPAPTGGNTQSRLNPAATPNPLPPAPSHSHTPASTAP